GATCGAGTTCCTGCTGCTGGCTCAGAAAGCGGTCAATCCGCTGATGAGCCTCGTGTGGCTGTATGGTGAACTGATGGGACCTTCCTGTATTCATGCTCATGGTTTGTCTCTCAAGAAGGAGTATAACGGAAAGCCCTCTCAGAGTAAATAGCTTCTTCCTGCTATTAGGTGAAATTTTTTTCATACTTTCATAACTAATTGTTTATCAATGTTAAATTATCCCATTATAAGATATAGTATCTGTATATTTTTTCATATTTTTAATTCTGGACTTTTACATAATCATTAGTTTTTATGTCAATTTATTAAAAAATTATAATTTTTGGCAAATATTTATAATTAAAGTAAATAAAATTAAGATGGCATAATTTTTGCAGTATTAATAAAAAGATTTAATTATCCCCCCCTGGTAAATAACAACTGATATATCCACATAGTGACATTTTGGAAGCTCATTTTCCGAGATAGTCGACTTTCTGAGGTAGTTCCTCTTTATTTAAAAAATTAGACCTTTTTCAACAGGGTAAGTAAGGGAAACACGGTGGGGTAAATCCGCGCCCTGTTAGGATCAGTAAATAGATCGTGTGCAGTATTGGTAAGGTAAAAGCTCCAGCATGCATCTCCATCTGTCTGACTTTGCAATGGCATCTTACTGGGCGGGTCGCGTGTCCATCAACCGAAGGGCGCTGCTGCGTCAGCGCCTGTTGAAGGGCTCACCCCGTATGGCCGTCCACATACCCTAAATTCTCTATCACCTGAACAGTCGGCCAGATTCGATGGGGAGGGGGTGAGATAATGAGAGTTAATGCTCTTTGTACTTTGAAAGGGGGTGATCCTTGATACAAGAGCGAGGGTTAACTGATTTGAATTACTGAATTTGAGGTTACAAAAATTCTTACCAGGTTAAAGTCTAGGCTAAGGGAAGGAGAGAAAAAGATATGAGACGGTCTTTATCATTGTTAGTAATTTTAATGATGGCAGTCGGCTTTTTGTCCTTAGTAATTTCACCAGCCCATGCAGACACATATACCTATACTACAGACGCTGATTTCGATCAGGGTACTTTGACCAATGTGGTCCATGATCCGGCTGATCAACTGCAGCTCGATGATACGACTTCGGCATCCCATTTCATCTGGGTAGCTGTCTCTTCCAAAGGAACGGTTGTCAAGATCAACACCCGAACTCATCAAATCGTAGGTGAATATCAAACTGCCCCCAATGGCATGGGCATGAATCCATCCAGAACTACCGTAGATGCCGATGGCAATGTATGGGTAACTAACCGCGATGAGTATGGCTATGTACCATCAGAAGGCCAGTGGATGGGATCCGTGACTTATATAGGTTCACCGGAGACACGCTGGATAGACCGCAATGGTAATGGGGTCTGTGATACCTCCACCGGATTGGGTGATGTTAAATCATGGACGAACGCTGGTGGTGCTGATACCTATGGCGGGACATCCACTGCGGAGGATGAATGCATTATTCACTATGTACGGGTTCACTCCACAGGTGCCCGCCATGTTTCGGTGAATGAGGATAATGATGTCTGGGTCAGCGGTACAGGGGGTAGTAATTTCGATCTTATAGATGTTGAAACCGGAACAATTAGCCGCACCGAAAATTCAATCGGTTGTGGTGGATACGGCGGCTTGTACGATCAAAACGGCGTTATCTGGTCGGCAACTCCAGGTTCTTTGCTGCGATGGAATACATCCAGTCCCTTAAGTACCGGTACCTGCATTAATCATGGTTATTATTGCTATGGTCTGGGCATCGATAGTCAGGGTAATGTATGGAATAGTTCGCTGTATAACAACCAAATCTGGAAGTACGCACCTGACGGCACTCCGCTCGGCACTTATAACCACGGAAGCGATAGTGCCCAGGGATGCGTCGCCGGCAATAACGATCATATCTGGGTAGCCCATAGCTTACTTGGACCTTCAAGCACGGTTGGTCACATTCTCAACAATGGTACCTACATTGGCAACGTGTTTCTTGAGCAGGGAGCCGGGCCTACCGGCGTAGCAGTAGACGCGGATGGTTATATCTGGGCCACCGGCTATTATAGTGGAAAGGTATATAAAATCGATCCTTCTGCAGGACCTATCGGAGCTGATGGAGTGACACCGATAGGTGCGGTTGTGTGGACAAGCCAGAACCTTGGCGGCAACCTCTACGACTACAGCGATATGACTGGAAGCACTCTTATTGTCCCGCCGAATAATGGAACCTGGACTGTGATTACCGATAGCGGGGAAGCAGGTGCCGAGTGGGGGAAAATCGACTGGACTTGTGATACCCCGGGGGATAGCTCCCTGACTGTCTCAGTAGCCAGCAGTGATGATTCGTCTGCTTTCGGACCACTAGTTGATGTAACTGATGAGCAGGAATTGCCCAACACCGGTCGATACCTGAAAATCCAGGTAAGTTTTAGTCGAAGTACGACAGATAGTGATGGTGATGGCGTTAAGGATAGCCCCATCCTGTATGACCTGACAGTCATGACCAATGAGCCCCCGGATTGCTCACAGGCGTATGCTGATAACGGATGCCTGTGGCCACCCAATCACAAGATGGTTCCCGTGAGCATTCTTGGTGTTACCGATCCTGACGGTGATCCGGTGACCATCACGATTACCGCTATTACCAGCGATGAACCTACTGCTTCTGATCCGGGTTCTGGCGGCGCCAAACATTCTCCGGATGCACAAGGTGTTGGAACCGGTACGGCTAAGCTCCGGGCTGAACGTTCCGGACCTGGAAATGGTCGAGTTTATGAGATTACCTTTACTGCCAGCGACGGTAAGGGAGGAGAATGTGAAGGCACGGTGCAGGTTAAAGTGCCGCATGATCAGAGCACACCCTGTACTGCCATCGATGACGGACAGAATTACAACGCTACTGAGATCAATTAGTAATTGGTGGCTAGGTTAAGGTAGATAGAAAAATTATGGGGAAAGCAGGATGCCGCTTTCCCCTTTTTTTATTCCTTCTTCAAAACCACACCGATTCTTATTCCTTCTCCTTCTGAGCGGTATCATCATCCTGGAGCAGTTTTTTGCCGCTCTCTTTATCCTCCCTGCTCTCCTTGATTTCCTTGTTCTCCTTGCCGCCCACTCCCGCTTTGAAATTGCTGATACCCTTGCCGAGAGCACCGCCAATCTCAGGCAGTTTGCCCGCCCCAAAGATAATCAGAACGATAACGAGTATGACTACCAATTCCGGCATGCCGACACCAAACATCGTGGTTACCCTCCTTACTTTTGCTCAACCGCCCCCCGGCTCTGCCTCCTGTGGCTCCCGGCTTCTCCTCACTGACCACCGGCAGATGTCTTTTCTGACCACTGGCCACTGACCACTGGCCACTGATGACCACTGATCACTGACCACTCCCTTTCTTTGCCTCGACATGCTCCCGGTACCATTTTCCGTGCTGCAGGCGCAGCCAGCCTTTCGTGGCCCAACCAAACGTCATGGCCTGGAGGCTGCCGGGATTGCAGATGGTTCCGAAATAGGCATGGACCATCCAGGCGGAGAAAAAGAAAATACCACCGAAAGAGTGAACCGGGTAGCAGATACTGATCCATGCTTTATTGAAATAATGGGCGGTCGGCGCCTGCCACATGGTCCAGCCGGTCACGCCCATGATAATTCCCATAATGATTGTA
The genomic region above belongs to bacterium and contains:
- the tatA gene encoding twin-arginine translocase TatA/TatE family subunit, whose product is MFGVGMPELVVILVIVLIIFGAGKLPEIGGALGKGISNFKAGVGGKENKEIKESREDKESGKKLLQDDDTAQKEKE